One part of the Clostridium thermosuccinogenes genome encodes these proteins:
- a CDS encoding TlyA family RNA methyltransferase, giving the protein MKKIKLYELLCKNFAYEDKEAKSLIMAGKVFVDNKLIDKPGECVYDNSVITIKDNKKKYVTRSGYKLEKAISYFNIDVKNKIAVDIGASEGGFTDCLLQHGIGKVYSVDVAYGILAWKIRQDSRVIPLERTNARLLSFKNIGEYADIITVDVSFISLKLIFPVINDILHANGECICLIKPQFEAPANEVGKNGVITNTTVLLKIIHDLITHAEYNQLNINGLTYSPIRGNNGAIEYLLYLKRDKKYNDDEVKNIIQAVITESLA; this is encoded by the coding sequence TTGAAGAAAATTAAGCTATATGAATTATTATGTAAAAATTTTGCGTATGAAGATAAAGAAGCAAAATCATTGATAATGGCAGGAAAAGTTTTTGTTGACAATAAATTAATTGATAAACCTGGTGAATGTGTTTATGACAACAGCGTTATTACCATTAAAGATAATAAAAAGAAATATGTTACAAGATCAGGATATAAACTTGAAAAAGCCATATCCTATTTTAATATTGACGTGAAAAATAAAATTGCTGTTGATATTGGTGCATCAGAAGGAGGTTTTACTGACTGCTTACTGCAACACGGTATTGGAAAAGTTTATTCAGTAGATGTTGCCTATGGCATTTTAGCATGGAAAATCAGGCAGGACAGTAGGGTTATACCTTTAGAAAGAACGAATGCGAGGCTATTGTCATTTAAAAACATCGGTGAATATGCAGACATTATTACAGTTGATGTATCTTTTATTTCATTGAAATTAATTTTTCCTGTCATTAATGATATTTTACATGCAAATGGAGAATGCATATGTCTAATTAAGCCACAATTTGAAGCACCTGCTAATGAGGTTGGCAAAAATGGAGTAATTACTAATACCACAGTGCTTCTTAAAATAATTCATGACCTCATAACTCATGCAGAATATAATCAACTTAATATAAATGGATTAACTTATTCTCCTATAAGAGGTAATAATGGTGCTATAGAATACTTATTATATTTAAAACGTGATAAAAAATATAATGATGATGAAGTTAAAAATATTATACAAGCGGTAATAACAGAATCTTTGGCTTGA
- a CDS encoding ABC transporter ATP-binding protein: MQSKPKAEMTGSNKSTKKIHSIIRLLMLMRPHLGKIILAFLCVLLVNGAQLIKPYILKIVIDDFLVNHSVQSGFYSIAAMGILYFAIVALGGFFSFAQANIINRASQDIMKNLRYRVFKTIQLLPLPYLDKTSSGRLITRATNDVEAISEMYTDVILNFFKDIFLLVGIVYTMLALNVRLALISFSIVPLMFLLVFLMKKKIRENFKNMKSLIGRINGFMAENISGMKIIQIFRGEKEKKNEFLKLNGDYYKTTLFQVRLNSILRPAADIFQSLAIAILIWYGMGKIADHTLDIGVLYAFTTYIKQFFGPISELAESYTTIQSALVSADRIFELLDQESTLEDLDEGISMDRIEGNIEFKNVWFAYNGEDWVLKDVSFKLEKGQTAAFVGETGAGKTTIISLINGFYKIQKGQILIDGIDINRIKKRDLRRNIAVVLQDVFLFSGDIKKNITLNNEMSDEHVNDALKAACAYDFVYSLPGGIYEPVMERGSTFSAGQRQLLSFARAIAHNPSIFVLDEATANIDTHTEKLIQKAIENITRDRTTLIIAHRLSTIRNADKIIVISKGKIVEMGKHEELMRLGGHYKRMIDEGDRHGENPEYKVAAN, translated from the coding sequence ATGCAGAGCAAACCGAAAGCAGAAATGACAGGCTCCAATAAAAGCACAAAGAAAATCCACAGCATCATAAGGCTTTTGATGCTGATGCGCCCTCACCTGGGCAAAATCATACTGGCTTTCCTATGTGTGCTGCTGGTAAACGGTGCCCAGCTGATTAAGCCATATATCCTAAAAATAGTCATCGATGATTTTCTGGTAAACCATTCGGTCCAGAGCGGTTTTTATTCCATTGCTGCAATGGGCATATTGTATTTTGCCATAGTCGCCTTGGGCGGATTTTTCTCCTTTGCCCAAGCCAACATAATAAACAGAGCCAGCCAGGACATCATGAAAAATTTAAGGTACAGGGTATTTAAAACCATCCAGCTCCTTCCCCTCCCTTACCTGGACAAAACATCCTCCGGCAGGCTCATAACCAGGGCCACCAACGATGTGGAAGCCATCAGTGAAATGTACACGGACGTGATATTGAATTTTTTCAAGGATATTTTCCTGCTGGTGGGAATAGTGTATACGATGCTGGCCCTCAATGTCAGGCTGGCTCTCATATCCTTTTCAATAGTGCCTCTGATGTTTTTGCTGGTTTTCCTGATGAAAAAGAAAATAAGGGAAAACTTCAAGAACATGAAGAGCCTGATCGGCCGGATAAACGGCTTTATGGCGGAAAACATTTCAGGCATGAAGATCATTCAGATATTCCGAGGAGAAAAAGAGAAGAAGAATGAGTTTTTAAAGCTAAACGGAGATTATTATAAAACAACCCTGTTCCAGGTTCGTTTGAACAGTATTTTAAGGCCTGCGGCAGACATTTTTCAGAGCTTGGCTATTGCCATTCTGATATGGTATGGAATGGGCAAAATTGCCGACCATACTCTTGATATCGGTGTTTTATACGCCTTTACCACATACATAAAGCAGTTTTTTGGCCCCATATCCGAGCTTGCTGAGAGCTATACTACAATACAGTCGGCGCTGGTATCCGCCGACAGGATTTTTGAACTGCTGGATCAGGAAAGCACTCTGGAAGACCTGGACGAAGGCATAAGCATGGACCGCATCGAAGGAAATATCGAATTCAAGAACGTTTGGTTTGCTTACAATGGAGAGGACTGGGTTTTAAAGGATGTAAGCTTTAAGCTGGAAAAAGGTCAAACAGCGGCATTTGTCGGCGAAACCGGAGCAGGTAAAACCACAATAATAAGCCTTATAAACGGATTTTACAAAATCCAGAAAGGGCAGATTCTGATTGACGGCATAGACATCAACAGGATAAAAAAGAGGGATCTCAGAAGAAACATTGCCGTAGTCCTTCAGGATGTGTTTTTATTCTCCGGGGATATTAAGAAAAATATCACTCTGAACAATGAAATGAGCGATGAGCACGTTAATGATGCTCTGAAGGCCGCCTGTGCTTACGATTTTGTCTACAGCCTTCCGGGAGGCATTTATGAGCCTGTAATGGAAAGAGGCAGCACCTTCTCCGCCGGGCAAAGGCAGCTCCTGTCCTTCGCCAGAGCCATTGCCCACAATCCTTCGATTTTTGTGCTGGATGAGGCCACGGCCAATATTGATACCCATACGGAAAAGCTCATACAAAAAGCCATAGAAAATATCACCCGGGACAGAACCACTCTGATTATAGCTCACAGGCTCTCCACCATCAGAAACGCGGATAAGATAATAGTAATAAGCAAGGGCAAAATTGTGGAGATGGGCAAACATGAAGAGTTGATGCGCCTGGGCGGACACTACAAGAGGATGATAGACGAAGGAGATCGTCACGGTGAAAATCCAGAGTATAAGGTGGCAGCAAACTAA
- a CDS encoding ABC transporter ATP-binding protein, translated as MGKQIILTFLKKHKISYIIGIVFMLLTSYIQSLFPNVLGKTIDVLSMDGFETGVVMKYIALILLIAVGTFITTYLWRNMVIVNARKLECHLREMLYNHFQKLSPEFYNKHATGDLIAYAINDISAIRMTLGPATSLTINGIVTCAIVIYSMTQSGSWQLTLAALLPIPFIVVFMLKIGKLIQSRFRRVQECFAAVSGRVNENINGIRVIKAYTQEDSEMENFQTLNNQMVEANVSMVRISSLLSPAIEIAFSISFVLNLIIGGNMVLAGSISLGDFIAFNGYLTMILRPVVSIGRVITIMERGMASLKRLNEVFDTEPQIKDGEKMISRPIQGDIEIRNLDFSYPGTESKALSDISIKIPKGHTLGIVGRTGSGKSTIANLLLKLYNVENGKIFIDGVDINDYSLATLRDGFGYVPQDNFLFSASIKDNITFFKPDFPDEKVEKAAKNSCIYDSIKEFPDGFDTILGERGVNLSGGQKQRVSIARAIARDPAILILDDSLSAVDTITEAKILDNFKRIRKNKTTIIIAHRLSAVESADEIIVMDNGRICERGTHEELLKKGGVYYGIYAEQTESRNDRLQ; from the coding sequence ATGGGAAAACAGATAATCCTCACATTTCTGAAGAAACACAAGATCTCATACATAATCGGCATTGTCTTTATGCTGCTGACGTCCTATATCCAGTCATTGTTCCCCAATGTGCTGGGAAAAACCATCGATGTGTTGAGCATGGACGGTTTTGAAACCGGGGTTGTAATGAAGTATATTGCATTAATACTTCTCATAGCCGTGGGTACTTTCATTACCACTTATTTATGGCGAAACATGGTTATAGTAAATGCCAGAAAGCTCGAGTGCCACCTTCGGGAAATGCTGTATAACCATTTTCAGAAGCTTTCTCCCGAATTTTACAATAAGCATGCAACAGGAGATCTAATAGCATATGCCATAAACGATATTTCTGCCATACGAATGACCCTTGGCCCTGCCACATCCCTGACCATCAATGGTATCGTAACATGCGCCATTGTCATCTATTCCATGACTCAGTCCGGAAGCTGGCAGCTCACCCTGGCAGCACTGCTGCCCATACCTTTCATTGTAGTTTTCATGCTGAAAATCGGAAAGCTCATCCAAAGCCGCTTCAGAAGAGTGCAGGAATGTTTTGCTGCGGTATCCGGCAGAGTTAATGAAAACATCAATGGAATCAGAGTAATCAAGGCATATACGCAGGAAGATTCGGAGATGGAAAATTTCCAGACCCTGAATAACCAGATGGTTGAAGCCAATGTAAGCATGGTAAGAATATCCTCCCTTCTTTCCCCAGCCATAGAAATTGCCTTTAGCATAAGCTTTGTGCTGAATCTTATTATCGGAGGCAACATGGTTCTGGCAGGAAGCATATCTTTGGGTGATTTTATCGCTTTCAACGGATATTTGACCATGATACTCAGGCCGGTAGTCTCCATAGGCCGTGTGATCACCATCATGGAAAGGGGTATGGCATCCCTTAAAAGGCTGAATGAGGTATTCGATACCGAACCCCAGATAAAAGACGGTGAAAAGATGATATCCCGTCCAATCCAAGGGGATATAGAAATCAGGAACCTTGACTTCAGTTATCCAGGAACCGAAAGCAAAGCTCTTTCGGACATCAGCATAAAAATTCCCAAAGGCCACACCCTTGGCATAGTAGGCAGAACCGGTTCAGGTAAGAGCACTATTGCTAATCTTTTGCTAAAGCTGTATAACGTAGAAAACGGCAAAATATTCATTGACGGCGTGGATATAAATGATTACTCTCTGGCAACGTTGAGAGATGGTTTCGGGTATGTACCTCAGGATAATTTCCTGTTCTCGGCGTCCATAAAGGATAACATAACCTTTTTCAAGCCGGATTTTCCCGATGAAAAAGTTGAAAAAGCAGCTAAGAACAGTTGCATCTATGACAGCATAAAGGAGTTCCCCGATGGTTTTGACACCATTCTGGGAGAACGTGGAGTAAACCTCTCCGGTGGACAAAAACAGCGTGTCTCCATTGCCCGCGCCATCGCAAGGGATCCGGCCATACTTATCCTGGACGATTCCCTTTCAGCCGTGGACACGATAACAGAAGCGAAAATATTGGACAATTTTAAGAGGATAAGAAAAAACAAAACCACCATCATCATCGCCCACCGGCTTTCCGCCGTGGAGTCAGCAGATGAGATAATCGTCATGGACAACGGCCGGATATGTGAGAGGGGAACGCATGAGGAACTATTGAAAAAAGGGGGTGTTTACTATGGAATCTATGCAGAGCAAACCGAAAGCAGAAATGACAGGCTCCAATAA
- a CDS encoding LacI family DNA-binding transcriptional regulator, which yields MKNDKTKIADIAEALNVSVITVSRALSGQYGVSQELRARIIEKAKEMGYIKPKSSSDLNILVLHQKPYLQDTSNYSLMIQGMEQAIQKVGAEYQIEFIEKKNQDEMLLPTKLSKGNSFDGIIFIGGFKQEYVDFLKERIKNQVLYTGYSPSYDYDSVWFNFNNGGYKQCEYLIKKGHKNIGFIGGRNAYKNREKELGIKSALENYNLPVRDEFFMYVDDSFEDNVMEMLKGKEKPTALICQWDYTAVRLIKLLYDRGIRVPDDISVIGSGNTEMSSLCIPSLTTLDLNIEYSCEAAVNLLIRRINSPDKPNESILINSILIERDSVREL from the coding sequence ATGAAGAATGATAAAACCAAAATTGCCGATATTGCAGAAGCCCTTAATGTTTCAGTTATAACAGTCAGCAGAGCCCTTTCCGGCCAATATGGAGTAAGTCAGGAATTAAGAGCCCGGATAATTGAAAAGGCTAAGGAAATGGGATATATCAAGCCTAAAAGCAGCAGCGATCTAAATATTCTTGTTCTACATCAAAAGCCCTATCTGCAGGACACCAGCAACTACAGCCTGATGATCCAGGGTATGGAACAGGCTATCCAGAAAGTCGGTGCGGAATACCAGATTGAATTTATCGAAAAGAAAAACCAGGATGAAATGCTCCTTCCCACAAAACTATCCAAGGGGAACAGCTTCGACGGCATCATCTTCATTGGCGGATTCAAGCAGGAATATGTGGATTTCCTTAAGGAAAGGATTAAGAACCAGGTCCTTTACACCGGTTATTCTCCTTCCTATGATTATGACAGCGTCTGGTTCAACTTCAACAACGGAGGCTATAAGCAGTGCGAGTACCTTATTAAAAAAGGCCATAAAAATATAGGGTTCATAGGTGGAAGAAACGCATATAAAAACCGGGAGAAAGAGTTGGGCATTAAGTCCGCACTGGAAAATTACAATCTTCCTGTCAGAGATGAGTTTTTTATGTATGTGGACGACAGCTTTGAAGATAATGTCATGGAGATGTTAAAGGGAAAGGAAAAGCCCACCGCATTGATATGCCAGTGGGATTATACGGCAGTAAGGCTGATCAAGCTGCTATATGACCGGGGAATCCGTGTTCCGGATGATATTTCGGTGATAGGTAGCGGCAACACGGAGATGTCCTCTCTGTGCATACCATCTTTGACGACTCTTGACCTGAACATAGAATATTCGTGCGAAGCAGCCGTCAATCTGCTTATAAGAAGGATCAACAGCCCTGACAAACCCAATGAAAGTATACTTATAAATAGTATATTGATAGAAAGGGATTCCGTCAGAGAGCTTTGA
- a CDS encoding Gfo/Idh/MocA family protein, with protein MKKFNVMDYIPAEKPKPVCQKGEFVFAAVALEHAHIYGMCNGLIEAGATLKYVYDPHKSKVEQFCRTYPDVKVASSEDEILNDKSVSLVAAAAVPSERCALGLKVMDHGKDYFTDKAPFTSLEQLEAARKKVRETGLKYSVYYSERIHSECAVLAGQLIKGGAIGRVIHVMGLGPHRLSAAGRPKWFFKKDKYGGILCDIGSHQIEQYLYFAGEEDAEVVRSQVANFNNKDYPELEDFGEAMLVGRKGTTNYFRVDWLTPDGLSTWGDGRTIIEGTKGYIELRKFVDIARDIHGDHLYIVNGKGEKHLSARGLVGFPFFGELILDCLNRTEKAMTQEHAFKAAELCLKAQNQAVVIR; from the coding sequence GTGAAAAAGTTTAACGTAATGGATTATATCCCGGCAGAAAAGCCTAAGCCGGTATGCCAAAAGGGTGAATTTGTATTTGCCGCAGTGGCTTTAGAGCATGCTCATATTTACGGCATGTGCAACGGCCTCATTGAAGCCGGAGCAACCCTTAAATATGTCTATGACCCGCATAAAAGCAAGGTTGAGCAATTCTGCAGGACATACCCCGACGTAAAAGTCGCATCAAGTGAAGATGAGATTTTAAATGACAAATCTGTGTCCTTAGTGGCTGCCGCAGCAGTGCCTTCTGAAAGATGCGCCCTGGGATTGAAGGTAATGGACCATGGCAAGGACTATTTTACCGATAAGGCTCCCTTCACATCTCTGGAACAGCTTGAGGCAGCCAGAAAAAAGGTAAGAGAAACAGGGTTAAAATATTCCGTATATTACAGTGAGCGCATTCATTCAGAATGTGCGGTTTTAGCCGGGCAGCTTATAAAGGGAGGAGCCATCGGCCGTGTAATCCACGTAATGGGCCTTGGGCCCCATCGTTTAAGCGCAGCAGGCAGGCCGAAGTGGTTTTTTAAAAAGGACAAGTATGGCGGAATCCTTTGTGATATAGGAAGCCATCAAATAGAGCAGTACCTGTATTTCGCCGGGGAGGAGGACGCTGAAGTCGTGCGAAGCCAGGTGGCCAATTTCAACAACAAGGACTATCCTGAACTGGAGGACTTCGGCGAAGCCATGCTGGTAGGCAGGAAAGGTACCACGAACTATTTCAGGGTCGACTGGTTAACCCCCGACGGTTTAAGCACATGGGGAGATGGGCGCACGATTATCGAAGGGACAAAAGGTTATATTGAGCTGAGGAAGTTCGTAGACATCGCCCGGGATATCCATGGCGACCATTTGTATATTGTAAACGGTAAGGGGGAAAAGCATCTGAGCGCACGAGGGTTAGTAGGCTTCCCTTTCTTTGGCGAGCTGATACTTGACTGCCTTAACAGGACCGAAAAGGCAATGACTCAAGAGCATGCCTTCAAAGCAGCCGAATTGTGCCTTAAGGCTCAAAATCAGGCAGTAGTCATCCGGTGA
- a CDS encoding response regulator transcription factor produces the protein MYRIMIVDDEEIMRDGLKSLVNWESLGFQIAADFEDGQEALEYLKNNEVDVILTDIKMTFVSGLDLARYVNDQKLSTKVVLISGYKDFEYARQAVNYNVVQYLLKPISLKDVNRVFAEIRMKIDREKELQKRQEDYQKKFNELISFMRDQFFTDLVLGALKDRNEINKRLEMLDLNLDTQNSPCCLWTATIDRYEEFINENWQYGKDAFCKTITNIFCSARSELKYQFINRREGKFKILIIGTPNISETDFIKKIESDIEYAKNNAEKLLGIKLGSCHTDFYETLYDLAINRPKRIKDELESINYKDINEDIKEHLLDQQKLLMTHVFNGNRESVFSLMEQIFKETEPLGIKQRVKFFTDLFNILLNQLQINQIDISKLMKNSWTDFSDLNLSNPEEFKKMLFMKLDNILHSIKGDEEQPDSIIISHIKEYIHENYNKDITLEQIADHVFLSPVYVSRLFKEKTGENFSDYLVKVRMEKALKLLEEPRYKVYEVGYEIGYMSTKYFYKLFKKYYGCTPTEYRKNLFFLKRKGD, from the coding sequence ATGTACAGGATAATGATTGTAGATGATGAAGAAATAATGCGTGATGGTTTGAAAAGTTTAGTAAATTGGGAATCTCTGGGGTTTCAAATAGCGGCTGATTTTGAAGATGGACAGGAAGCACTCGAATACTTAAAGAATAATGAAGTGGATGTTATATTAACAGATATTAAAATGACATTTGTATCCGGTTTAGATTTGGCACGTTATGTAAATGATCAAAAGCTTTCAACTAAAGTGGTTTTAATCAGCGGATATAAGGATTTTGAATATGCTCGTCAGGCTGTAAACTATAATGTAGTTCAGTATTTGCTTAAACCAATATCTTTGAAAGATGTCAACAGGGTTTTTGCGGAAATACGGATGAAAATAGATAGGGAAAAAGAACTGCAAAAAAGACAGGAAGATTATCAGAAGAAATTTAATGAGCTTATTTCTTTTATGCGGGACCAATTTTTCACAGATTTAGTTTTGGGTGCTTTAAAGGACCGTAATGAAATTAATAAAAGATTGGAAATGTTAGACTTAAATTTGGATACGCAAAATAGCCCATGTTGTTTATGGACAGCCACAATTGACAGATATGAAGAATTCATAAATGAAAACTGGCAATATGGAAAGGATGCATTCTGTAAGACAATTACAAACATTTTTTGTTCAGCCAGAAGTGAGCTTAAATATCAGTTTATAAATAGACGAGAGGGAAAATTCAAAATATTGATTATTGGAACGCCAAATATTTCTGAAACAGACTTTATAAAAAAAATAGAATCTGATATTGAATATGCAAAAAATAATGCGGAAAAATTGCTGGGAATTAAATTAGGCAGCTGTCATACTGATTTTTATGAGACTCTTTATGATTTGGCTATAAACAGACCAAAAAGGATAAAGGATGAGCTGGAGTCCATCAACTATAAAGACATAAATGAAGATATTAAAGAACATTTATTAGACCAGCAAAAACTTCTTATGACCCATGTATTTAATGGAAACAGAGAGTCAGTGTTTAGTCTTATGGAGCAAATTTTTAAAGAAACTGAACCCCTGGGCATTAAACAAAGGGTAAAGTTTTTTACGGATCTATTTAATATATTGTTAAATCAATTGCAAATAAACCAGATAGATATTTCTAAACTAATGAAAAATAGCTGGACTGATTTTAGTGATCTTAATTTGAGTAATCCGGAAGAATTTAAGAAAATGCTGTTTATGAAGCTGGATAATATATTACATAGTATAAAAGGAGACGAAGAGCAACCTGACAGCATCATTATCAGCCATATTAAAGAGTATATTCATGAAAATTATAATAAGGACATAACACTGGAACAAATAGCAGATCATGTTTTTTTGAGCCCTGTGTATGTAAGCCGTCTTTTTAAAGAAAAAACAGGAGAGAACTTTAGTGATTATTTAGTTAAGGTAAGAATGGAAAAAGCTTTGAAACTTTTAGAGGAGCCACGTTATAAGGTTTATGAAGTTGGATACGAGATAGGTTATATGAGCACAAAATATTTTTATAAGCTCTTTAAAAAATATTATGGTTGTACCCCTACGGAATATCGCAAAAATTTATTTTTTTTAAAAAGAAAAGGTGATTGA
- a CDS encoding sensor histidine kinase: MKNGHRIWDYIRNYKFNSLFIKNFLLILILVVFPLIGTSIGIYIYYGNILKDEIGAAHVNSLSKVKDTMDMVMREIDRLSVRFASDEKVEELIKLNKNEFPDYDTISILQNIIKTISISASDYINSIYVYSDKNKYILSSNRGGTVISYFYDTNWLHEFISQRNIKKHWVSSRRVNDFFAEKYYYFLSSFYLAPLSDPGREGVVLVNLDIDRLKSLFTDENYNQMESIYICDRTGNILFSYDNSQIGMTAESIPELKIALEQENFSDEVREINGVKEVITQVRSQYNDWRYISVTPLNVYESKMRNLVHLMWLMIFIDIATAVVVSFLISVRVFMPIKGIIALLENPESYFQRKKHTQKERFNEFIYIAKNIIKSFDENKHMEEELSRRMDMLKKAQAAALQAQINPHFLYNTLQTINWLAMGLTKDENDVTNVIEALSDILRVSMETENHLIPIGEEIAHAKRYIEIQQIRYKNKFEVIWDVEEDIMNNLIAKITLQPIIENAIYHGIKPKKEKGHIVIQGYAEGDHIVFGILDDGVGMSQNKITALNEELANYYAKDDQHIGIRNINQRIKLIFGEEYGVSLIGREDEGLQVKVIIPKLR; the protein is encoded by the coding sequence ATGAAAAATGGGCATAGGATATGGGACTATATTAGGAATTATAAGTTCAATAGCCTTTTTATAAAAAATTTTTTGCTCATCTTGATACTGGTAGTATTCCCTTTGATAGGAACTAGCATTGGAATATATATATATTATGGGAATATTCTTAAAGATGAAATAGGTGCCGCCCATGTTAACTCTCTTTCCAAAGTAAAGGATACCATGGACATGGTCATGCGGGAAATAGACAGACTTTCTGTAAGGTTTGCATCAGATGAAAAAGTGGAAGAATTAATCAAGCTGAATAAAAATGAATTTCCCGATTATGATACAATCAGTATTCTTCAAAATATAATCAAAACTATTAGCATTTCTGCCAGCGATTATATCAATTCTATCTATGTATATTCGGATAAAAATAAATATATCCTTTCTTCTAATAGGGGAGGCACTGTAATATCCTATTTCTATGATACCAATTGGCTGCATGAATTTATAAGCCAAAGGAATATAAAAAAACACTGGGTATCTTCGAGAAGGGTTAATGATTTTTTTGCTGAAAAATATTACTATTTTCTTTCCAGCTTTTATTTAGCGCCTCTAAGTGATCCCGGAAGAGAAGGTGTAGTTCTGGTAAACCTGGATATAGACAGGCTAAAATCTTTATTTACCGATGAAAATTACAATCAGATGGAAAGTATTTACATCTGCGACAGGACAGGGAATATTCTGTTTAGCTATGATAATTCTCAAATTGGTATGACTGCCGAAAGCATTCCTGAACTTAAAATTGCTTTGGAACAAGAAAATTTTTCTGACGAAGTTCGAGAAATAAATGGAGTAAAGGAAGTGATAACTCAAGTAAGATCACAATATAATGATTGGAGATACATTTCCGTGACTCCCTTAAATGTTTATGAAAGCAAAATGAGAAATCTGGTACATCTTATGTGGCTAATGATTTTTATTGATATTGCCACTGCGGTTGTTGTATCTTTTCTTATTTCAGTACGAGTTTTTATGCCTATAAAAGGGATTATAGCATTGTTGGAAAATCCGGAAAGCTATTTCCAGAGAAAAAAACATACACAAAAAGAAAGATTTAATGAATTTATATATATTGCCAAAAATATAATAAAATCTTTTGATGAAAACAAGCATATGGAAGAAGAATTAAGCAGGCGAATGGATATGCTTAAGAAAGCCCAAGCTGCAGCACTTCAAGCACAAATCAATCCCCATTTTTTATATAATACCCTTCAAACAATTAACTGGTTGGCGATGGGGCTAACCAAAGATGAGAATGATGTTACTAATGTGATTGAAGCATTATCAGATATTTTAAGAGTTTCCATGGAAACTGAGAATCATTTAATTCCAATCGGAGAGGAGATAGCTCATGCAAAAAGATATATAGAAATTCAACAAATACGTTATAAGAATAAGTTTGAGGTAATATGGGATGTAGAAGAAGATATAATGAATAACCTTATTGCTAAAATAACATTGCAGCCAATTATTGAAAATGCCATTTATCATGGAATAAAGCCAAAGAAAGAGAAAGGCCATATCGTTATTCAGGGCTATGCAGAAGGAGATCATATTGTATTTGGTATATTGGATGATGGCGTAGGAATGTCTCAAAATAAAATCACGGCATTAAACGAGGAACTTGCCAATTATTATGCAAAAGACGATCAGCATATTGGAATAAGAAATATAAATCAAAGAATAAAGCTGATATTTGGTGAGGAGTATGGAGTCAGCTTAATAGGCCGGGAGGATGAAGGATTACAGGTTAAAGTAATAATACCAAAGTTAAGATAG
- a CDS encoding ABC transporter permease, which yields MKIRSLQNPNSKKSLLEYIFRNKWLYIMLIPGITLLIIFKYIPMYGITIAFKDFNVVKGIWQSPWIGLENFKYLFRSRDFFIVLKNSILISLYRLLWGFPVPIILALLLNEVRHIYYKKAIQTILYLPHFISWVVIVGIVYNFLSPSTGIVNHIIKMFSGQPIAFLQKEEYFRSIIVITDIWKESGWGTIIYLAAITGIDQDLYEAAIIDGASRWQRVRYITLPGIMSTVVVLLILRAGSILKNGFEQIFLMYSPLVYDVADVFETYSYRVGLQEGRFSYATAVGMFQSVVGLILIWITNVFAKKYGEGGLW from the coding sequence ATGAAAATAAGAAGTCTTCAAAATCCAAACTCTAAGAAAAGTTTATTGGAATATATTTTTAGAAACAAATGGTTATATATTATGCTGATTCCCGGAATAACTCTTTTAATAATTTTTAAATATATTCCTATGTACGGTATAACCATTGCATTCAAAGACTTCAATGTTGTGAAAGGAATTTGGCAAAGCCCGTGGATAGGGTTGGAAAACTTTAAATACTTATTTAGATCCAGAGATTTTTTCATTGTTCTGAAGAATTCAATATTAATCAGTTTATATAGACTTTTGTGGGGATTTCCGGTTCCTATCATTCTGGCCCTATTGCTTAACGAAGTGCGTCATATTTACTATAAAAAAGCTATTCAAACTATTTTATATCTTCCTCATTTTATATCCTGGGTTGTCATTGTGGGAATTGTGTATAATTTTCTATCCCCGTCTACCGGAATTGTTAATCATATTATTAAGATGTTTTCTGGACAGCCCATTGCATTTTTGCAAAAAGAAGAATATTTTCGCAGTATCATTGTGATTACCGATATATGGAAAGAGTCCGGGTGGGGTACAATTATTTATTTAGCAGCAATAACAGGTATAGACCAGGATTTATATGAGGCTGCAATAATTGATGGTGCTTCAAGATGGCAGAGAGTTCGCTATATTACCTTACCTGGAATCATGAGCACAGTTGTGGTGTTGTTGATTCTGAGAGCCGGTTCTATTTTAAAAAATGGTTTTGAACAAATTTTCTTAATGTATAGCCCACTTGTATACGATGTTGCAGATGTTTTTGAGACATATTCCTACCGAGTAGGACTCCAAGAAGGAAGGTTCAGCTATGCAACGGCAGTCGGAATGTTTCAATCAGTAGTAGGACTTATACTGATTTGGATAACCAATGTTTTTGCCAAAAAATATGGCGAGGGAGGATTATGGTGA